A genomic region of Pyrus communis chromosome 14, drPyrComm1.1, whole genome shotgun sequence contains the following coding sequences:
- the LOC137716186 gene encoding protein TIC 20-v, chloroplastic: protein MTQSLTHLFLLLFPFHPKTQTFRFISSKEMAMSGLLSPTTPLTVTLSHSKPLFRLHSPFLFSLNHHHSILTKHTNKIKPRRPLTTTQSKGTDDSVDAPDRLISAVCYFYPFFDGIQYGKYVITQFTAIQTLIQPLIPAIRVFKSFPFNGFLVFLTLYFGVVRNSNFSRYVRFNTMQVIVLDVLLIFPDLLERSFNPKDGLGLDVLMSMDSTVFLFLLVCLVYGSASCVLGQVPRLPIVAEAAERQVP from the coding sequence ATGACCCAATCTCTGACgcatctttttcttctcctctttCCATTCCACCCAAAAACCCAAACCTTTCGTTTCATTTCCTCCAAAGAGATGGCTATGTCCGGCCTTCTCTCTCCCACCACCCCTCTCACCGTCACCCTCTCTCACTCCAAACCCCTCTTCCGCCTCCACTCCCCCTTCCTCTTCTCTCTAAACCACCACCACTCCATCCTCACTAAACACACCAACAAAATCAAACCCAGAAGGCCACTCACCACAACCCAATCCAAAGGCACCGACGACTCCGTCGACGCCCCCGACCGCCTCATCTCCGCCGTCTGCTACTTCTACCCCTTCTTCGACGGCATCCAGTACGGAAAATACGTGATTACCCAGTTCACCGCCATCCAAACCCTCATCCAGCCGTTGATTCCAGCCATAAGGGTCTTCAAGAGCTTCCCCTTCAATgggtttttggtatttttaaccCTTTACTTTGGGGTGGTtagaaactcaaattttagcAGATATGTGAGGTTCAATACTATGCAAGTGATTGTGCTTGATGTGCTGTTGATTTTTCCGGATTTGTTGGAGAGGAGCTTTAACCCGAAAGACGGGTTGGGATTGGATGTGCTGATGAGCATGGATAGTACTGTGTTTCTCTTCCTTTTGGTGTGTTTGGTTTATGGGTCTGCTTCTTGCGTTTTGGGTCAGGTGCCCAGATTGCCCATTGTAGCTGAAGCTGCTGAGAGGCAAGTGCCTtag